The Candidatus Dormiibacterota bacterium genome contains a region encoding:
- a CDS encoding GlsB/YeaQ/YmgE family stress response membrane protein: protein MQSHHLIGWLVIGLIAGALAGRLVEGHGLGCLANVVVGIAGAVIGGAILDQIDPNARYGLLGSIVVAFIGACLLLAVLRLLSGGRPLGGGRSGPSIR, encoded by the coding sequence GTGCAGTCGCACCATCTCATCGGCTGGCTGGTCATCGGGCTGATCGCGGGCGCGCTCGCCGGGCGGCTCGTCGAGGGCCACGGGCTCGGCTGTCTCGCCAACGTCGTGGTGGGGATCGCCGGGGCGGTGATCGGTGGGGCGATCCTCGACCAGATCGACCCCAACGCCCGATACGGTCTCCTCGGCTCGATCGTCGTCGCCTTCATCGGGGCCTGCCTGCTGCTCGCCGTGCTGCGGCTGCTCAGCGGCGGCAGGCCGCTCGGAGGCGGCCGCTCCGGGCCCTCGATCCGCTGA
- the mce gene encoding methylmalonyl-CoA epimerase, which yields MLQKIDHIGVAVPDIEAAIEAYTQLFGVGPSHREVVESDGVETVMFEVGESRIELLGATGPDSKIAGFLAKRGGGIHHVAYGVEDVQGSLDTLAAQGMQLLDTRPRRGAGGKLVGFVHPKAVSGVLTELCQDDPAAAGHEG from the coding sequence ATGCTCCAGAAGATCGACCACATCGGCGTTGCCGTCCCCGACATCGAGGCGGCCATCGAGGCCTACACCCAGCTCTTCGGCGTCGGACCGTCGCACCGCGAGGTGGTGGAGTCCGACGGCGTCGAGACGGTGATGTTCGAGGTCGGCGAGTCGCGGATCGAGCTGCTCGGCGCCACCGGGCCGGACTCGAAGATCGCCGGCTTCCTCGCCAAGCGCGGCGGTGGCATCCATCACGTCGCCTACGGTGTCGAGGACGTCCAGGGCTCCCTGGACACTCTCGCCGCCCAGGGCATGCAGCTGCTCGACACCCGGCCGCGCAGGGGCGCGGGCGGCAAGCTGGTCGGCTTCGTCCACCCCAAGGCGGTGAGCGGCGTGCTCACCGAGCTCTGCCAGGACGACCCGGCTGCGGCCGGACACGAGGGGTGA